A genome region from Triticum aestivum cultivar Chinese Spring chromosome 2B, IWGSC CS RefSeq v2.1, whole genome shotgun sequence includes the following:
- the LOC123045882 gene encoding chitinase 4, which yields MARSPMAMLPFLVLGVAALVLSAAGMVAAQKCGCRANECCSQYGYCGTTDAYCGQGCQSGPCSGSGGGGGTGASVESVVTEAFFNGIKSRAGNGCAGKSFYTRRSFLAGARANPNFGKGRTGDDGKREIAAFFAHVTHETGHMCYIEEIGGASQNYCDRKYTQWPCASGKGYYGRGPLQLTWNYNYGAAGKSVGFDGLNNPEKVAQDPEVAFKAALWFWMNNVKQVLPRGFGATTRAINSGECNGGNAAAMNARAGYYRAYCKQFGVDPGSSLTC from the exons ATGGCGAGGTCGCCCATGGCGATGCTCCCGTTCCTGGTGCTCGGGGTAGCAGCACTAGTCCTGTCTGCCGCGGGAATGGTGGCCGCGCAGAAGTGCGGCTGCCGGGCGAACGAGTGCTGCAGCCAGTACGGCTACTGCGGCACTACCGACGCCTACTGTGGACAAGGGTGTCAGTCTGGCCCGTGctcggggagcggcggcggcggcgggaccggCGCCTCCGTGGAGAGCGTCGTCACCGAGGCGTTCTTCAACGGGATCAAGTCCCGGGCCGGCAACGGGTGCGCCGGCAAAAGCTTTTACACGCGCCGGTCGTTCCTGGCCGGCGCCCGGGCGAACCCCAACTTCGGGAAAGGCCGCACGGGCGACGACGGTAAGAGGGAGATAGCCGCCTTCttcgcccacgtcacacacgagaCCGGAC ACATGTGCTACATCGAGGAGATCGGCGGGGCGAGCCAGAACTACTGCGACAGGAAGTACACGCAGTGGCCGTGCGCCTCGGGGAAGGGGTACTACGGGCGCGGGCCGCTTCAGCTGACGTGGAACTACAACTACGGGGCGGCGGGGAAGAGCGTGGGGTTCGACGGGCTGAACAACCCGGAGAAGGTGGCGCAGGACCCGGAGGTGGCGTTCAAGGCGGCGCTGTGGTTCTGGATGAACAACGTGAAGCAGGTCCTGCCGCGGGGGTTCGGCGCGACGACCAGGGCGATCAACAGCGGCGAGTGCAACGGCGGGAACGCGGCCGCCATGAACGCCCGGGCGGGCTACTACAGGGCCTACTGCAAGCAGTTCGGCGTCGACCCGGGGAGCAGCCTCACTTGCTAG